The Archangium primigenium genomic interval CTCGCGTACATGCTGGCCAACCTCGGCTTCGCGCGCGAGGAGCTGCAGCGGGTGGGCGAGAGCCTGCGCGCCCAGGACAACCCGCTCACGCGGGACGTGGCCGAGGTGGTGGAGGCGCTGGTGGAGGCGGCCGATGGCGCCGGGCGGCTCAAGACGATCGTCCAGGACCTGCGCACCCTGTCGCGCGCCCCGCTCGAGCACCACCAGACCATCGACGTGACGCCCGTGCTGGAGCACGCGCTGGGCATCCTGCGCGGCGACCTGCGCCCGGGCGTGCGCCTGGAGCGCGACTTCCGCGAGGTGCCCGCCGTGGTGGGCGACGAGGCGCGCCTGGGCCAGGTGTTCGTCAACCTGCTGCTCAACGCCTCGCAGGCCATGAGCGGCGGGGCCGAGCACGTGCTCCGGGTGGCCACGTACACGGCCCCCACCGGCGAGGCGGTGGTGGAGGTGCAGGACACCGGCCGGGGCATGCCCCAGGAGGTGCTCGCCCGGCTGTTCGAGCCGTTCTGCACCATCAGCCCCTCCAGCAAGGGCCTGGGCCTGTCGGTGAGCTACGCCATCGTGACGGGGCTGGGCGGCACCCTGAGCGCCACGAGCCGCGAGGGCCAGGGCACCACCCTGACCGTGGTGCTGCCGGCCGCGCCCGCCGCCGCCCACGAGGCGCGCCCGCTCGGCTCGGACGCCATATAAGGAAGGGCACCCATGATGGTGCACATCCCCCAGGTCCTCTCCGCCGAACAGGTGTCCCACTGCCGCGAGGTCTTCGCCCGCGCCACCTGGGAGGATGGCCGCGGCACCGCCGGCCACCAGTCCGCCCGGGTGAAGAAGAACCTGCAATTGCCCGAGGGCGGCCCCGAGGCCCGGGCCCTGGGCGACCTGGTGCTCGGCGGCCTGGAGAAGAGCCCGCTGTTCATCTCCGCCGTGCTGCCCCGGCGCGTCTTCCCGCCCCTGTTCAACCGGTACGAGCCGCACATGGCGTTCGGCTCGCACGTGGACAACGCCATCCGCCCCCTGCCCGGCGGCGCCGAGCGCCTGCGCACGGACGTGTCCGCCACGCTCTTCCTGTCCGAGCCGGACAGCTATGACGGGGGGGAGCTCGTGGTGGAGGACACCTACGGCAGCCACGCGGTGAAGCTGCCCGCGGGCGACCTCATCGTCTACCCGGCCAGCAGCCTGCACCACGTGACGCCCATCACCCGCGGCGCCCGCCTGGCCTCGTTCTTCTGGGTGCAGAGCATGGTGCGCGACGTGTCCCAGCGCGCCCTGCTCTTCGACCTGGACATGGCCATCATGCGGCTCAACCAGGAGGTGCCCCAGAGCCCCTCGCTGGTCATGCTCACCGGCGTGTACCACAACCTCCTGCGCCAGTGGTCCGACCCCTGAGTCCCTCGGGTGGCGTCGGCCCGCACGTGCGAGCCCCTCACACCCGGAGCACGGGCCGAGGCGGGCTTACCGCCCCCATGAACGATTCAACGCCCCCCCCCGTTTGACCGGGCGCGGCGCGTGGGATATTCGTTGGGACCGAAAATGAGAATGATTCTCAATTTCCCCCTCTCCATGGATGAGACGCCCTCCGAGAGTCCGGTGCACACCGGGCCGCGTGAACGCCTGTTCCTGATGGGGGAGTCCCCTCGGGGACGGATGCCGGGACTGCGGTGGGCTTGGGCCGTGGGCGTGGCGGTGCTCGTGCACGTGGGGCTGCTGGGCGCGGGCCTGGCGCTGGCCTCCCCGGCGGTGCGCGAGCCCGAGCCCCCGAAGGAGCCGGAGCTGGTGTTCTTCCAGTTCGCGCCGCCGCCGCCCCCGGCCGCGAGCGCGAGCGTCACCCGGACGGCGCGCCCGGTGCAGCGCCAGGCCCGGAGCGTGCCCCGGCCGGTGATCCGCCCGAGCGTGCCCGCGCTCGTGGTGGAGAAGCGTCCGGAGCCGCCGCCCGTGGAGCCCGAGCCCGAGGCGCCCGTGGAAGAGGACGTGCCCGAGCCGAGCGCGGACGCGGTGGCGGACGCGGCGGCGGTGGCCAGCGCCCTGGACGGCGTGCTCGGCGGCGTGCTCGGAGGCCGCGAGGGCGGGCTGGTGGGCGCCACCGGCGGCAATGCGGTGGACCTCAAGCAGGTGGCCCGGGCGCCGCGCGTGCTCGAGCAGGTGCGGCCCCACTACCCCCGGCGCGCCCGGAGCGAGGGCATCGAAGGCCGCGTGCTGGTGCGCCTCATCATCGGCGTGGACGGGCGCGTGGAGCCCGACAGCCCGCGCGTGGTCGAGTCGGTGGTCGCGCTCGACGCGGCCGCCCTGGAAGCCGTGCGGCAGTGGCGCTTCACCCCGGCGCTCGGCCATCAGGGCCGGCCCGTGCGCGTCATCGTCGAGATTCCCGTTCAGTTCACCTTGAAGTGAAGGTCAGACGTCACGCCATGCGCCTCACCCTGCACAACGTCCTCTTCTGGCCCCACCTGGTGGCCGGAGTGATCGCCGGACTCGTCATCGCCATCATGTCCTTCACGGGCGTGGCCCTCGCCTTCGAGCACCAGGTGCTGGACTGGGCGGACCGCGACGCGCGCACCGTCCAGCGCCCCACCCCGGACGCGCCCCGCCTGCCCGTGGACGAGCTGCTCGCGCGCGTGCGTGCCGCCAGGCCCCAGACGCCCCCCACCGGCGTGACGGTGTACCCGGAGCCGGACGCCGCGGTGCTCGTGAGCACCGGCCGCAACGCCGGCGTGTACGTGAACCCCTACACGGGTGAGGTGCGCGAGTGGGGCGCCCAGGGCTGGCGCTCGTTCTTCCAGCTCATGGTGGAGTGGCACCGGTGGCTCGCCGCCCAGGGCGACAACCGCCCCGTGGGCAAGGCCCTCACCGGCGCGAGCAACGCCGTGTTCCTGTTCCTCGGCGTGTCGGGCCTGTACCTGTGGTGGCCGCGCAAGTGGACGTGGCGCGCCGTGCGGCCCTCGCTCTGGTTCCGCCGGGGCCTGCAGGGCAAGGCGCGCGACTGGAACTGGCACAACGTCATCGGCTTCTGGCTCTTGCCCGTGCTCATCGTCCTGACGGCCTCGGGCATGGTCATCTCCTACCGCTGGGCCTCCAACCTCGTCTTCACCGCCCTGGGCGAGACGCCCCCCACCGCGGGCGGCCCCGGCGCGCCCCTCACCGCCTCCGTCCCCCCGCCCGCTCCGGGCACCTCGCCCCTGCCGCTCGAGGCGCTGCTCGCCTCCGCCCAGCAGCGCACCCCCGCCTGGGAGAGCGTCACCCTGCGCCTGGGCGGCGGCGCCCCCGCGCGCGGCCCGGGCGAGGGTCGGCCCCCCGGTGCCCGCGAGGGTGGCCGTCCCGAGGGCGGTGGCCGTCCCGAGGGCGGTGGCCGTCCCGAGGGCGGTGGCCGTCCCGAGGGCGCCCGTCCCGAGGGCGGTGGCCGTCCCGAGCGTCCCCCCGCGGGCGAGGCGCGCAAGGAGGGCCCCGCCGCCGTCACGCTCGCCCTGCGCGAGAGGGACGGCTGGCCCCTGTTCGCCTCCACCCAGGTGGTGATGGATCCCTTCACCGCCCAGGAACTGCGCCGCGAGGCCTTCGCGGACATGTCCACCGCCAGCCGCGTGCGCCGCTGGCTGCGCTTCCTCCACACCGGCGAGGCGCTCGGCGTGCCCGGCCAGACCGTGGCGGCCCTCGGCAGCCTCGGCGGACTGTTCCTCGTGTGGACGGGCTTCGCCCTGTCCTGGCGCCGCTTCCTCGCGTGGCGGAGGGCCCGCGCCAGCGTGGCTCCCGTCGACCGCACCGAACCCAGCGTCTGAGCCTCTCCGGGCGGCGAGTCCCCCCTCTCGCCGCCCTTTTCACGCCGCGTCACTGCAACTGATTCTCACAATCACTTTCCGGTCCGGGAACAGGGAGGTCCTGTCGCCCCGGCCGCCGCACCCAAGGACCGACATGTCATCCAAGCATTCCACCCCCCCGGGCATCCGTTCGTCGAAGGGCACGCAGGGAGGCGTCCGTGGCGCGCTGTGGCCCGTGGGCCCGGTGGCCGTGGGTCTGGCCTCGGCGCTGGCCACCGGTGGCGCGCTCGCCCAGGAGACGCCCGCCACGCCCGGGACGACGCCGCCCGCGAGGACCGAGCCCGCCGTGCCCGCCACGCCCGAGGCCCCGGGCGCGGAGAACACCTACGTGCTGCCCACCGTGCAGGTGCAGGAGGCGGCCGAGCAGAAGGAGTACAACACGCCGGAGAGCGCCCTGCCCCGGCTCACCCGGCCGCTGGTCAACACGCCGCAGTCGGTGAGCGTGGTGCCCGAGCAGGTCATCGAGGAGCAGTTCTCCACCACGGTGCGCGATGCGCTGCGCAACGTGTCCGGCATCACCGTGAGCGCGGGCGAGGGCGGCCGTCAGGGCGACACCTTCAACCTGCGCGGCTTCTCGGCGCAGACGGACACGTTCCGCGACGGCGTGCGGGACCTGGGCTGGTTCACCCGCGACACCTTCAACCTGGGCGGCGTGGAGGTCTTCTTCGGCCCGTCCTCGGTGCTCTTCGGCCGCGGCTCCACGGGCGGCGCCATCAACCTGGTCACCAAGAAGCCGGTCCGGCGCGACCTGCGCAGCGTGAGCCTCACCGGTGGCACGGCGCCCTCGGGCCGCCTGGAGGCGGACATCAACCAGGTGCTCAGCGAGCGCGTGCAGCTGCGCGTGAACGTGCTCGGCCAGCGCGCCAACATCGCCGGCCGTGACGAGGTGCAGGAGAACCGCGTGGGCTTCGCGCCCTCGCTCGCCGTGGCGCTGGGGCGGAACACCTCGCTGGAAGTGGACTACTTCTACCAGCACGAGAGCAGCATCCCCGACTACGGCCAGCCCTACTACCAGGGCTACCCGGTGGGCATCAGCTACGACGTGCCGCGCCAGAACTGGTACGGCGTGGCGGCCGAGGACCGTGAGCGGGTGAACGCCCACGTGGGCACCGCGCGCTTCCAGCACCGCTTCGGCGAGGGAAGCGCCGCGAGCCCCCGGCTCACCAACACCCTGCGCTTTGGCGGCGTGGATCGCTTCGCCCGCCCCACGGCCCCGCGCGGCCTGGCGCCCGCGGTGGACCCGAAGACGATCGGCCGGCAGCGCTTCCAGACGAACACCGACAACCTCTACCTCATCAACCAGACGGACCTGCGCGGCGAGCTCACCACGGGCATCGCCAAACACGTGGCCAACATCGGCCTGGAGCTGTCGCGCGAGTCGCGGGATCAGGACCGCGTGAACCTGGTGGGCTCGGGCACCGCGAACATCCCCGCGGACCTGTTCAACCCGGACCCCGCGCCGGACCTGTCCGGCGTGAGCCGCGTGTCCGCGGGCTCCAACACCAGCCGCCAGTGGGACGTGGGCGTGTACGCCGCGGACCAGGTGCAGCTCACGAAGTACGTGGAGGTGCTCGCCTCCGCGCGCGTGGACGTCTTCCGCACCCGCTACTCGGCGCTGAGCGCCACCAACGAGCGCACGGACCTGGAGAACAAGGACACGCTGTTCAACTGGCGGCTCGGGCTCGTGCTCCACCCGCTGGAGAGGACGAGCGTGTACGCCATGTACGGCACGTCCGCCAACCCCTCGGCCGAGGCGGGCACGCTCGCCAACAACACCGCCACGCTCGCCCCGGAGAAGAACCGCATCTACGAGGTGGGCGCCAAGGCGGACCTGCTCGAGGAGCGGCTGAGCGTGAGCGGCTCGGTGTTCCGCATCGAGAAGACCAACGCGCGCGTCACCAACACCGACCCCACCCTGCCCCCCGTCACCCTGGACGGCGCGCAGCGCGTGCAGGGCTTCAACGTGGGCGCCACCGGCACCCTCAACCGCTACTGGCGCGTGCTGGCCAACTACACCCACCTGAACTCGGAGATCCTCAAGAACTCCAACCCCCTGCTCGTGGGCCAGGAGCTGCCGAGCACCCCCAAGCGCAGCTTCTCGCTGTGGACCACGGTGCAACCCTTCGAGCAGCTGAGCCTGGGCGGCGGCGCCGTCTACCAGGACGTGACGGTGGTGAACAACCCGGCCACGGAGACCGCGGTGCTCACAAAGGTGCCCAACTACTGGCGCTTCGATGTCTTCGCGAGCTACTCGCCCCTCACCTGGCTGGACCTGCAGCTCAACGTGAACAACCTCACGAACAAGCTCTTCTACGACCAGTACTACGCGGGCCAGGCCGTGCCGACCGCCGCGCGCACGGGCTACCTCACCGCTCGGGTGCGCTTCTAGTCGCCCGCCCTCCGGGGGAGGCAGCGGACAGGGGATGCAGCGAAGGGCCGGGGGGCTCTGGTAACCTCCCCCTCCACGGCCTCGCGCCGCCCTCCCATGCGCTGTCCGGTCTGCTACCGCCGTCTCTCCGTCGGCGTTGCCTGTGCCCTCCATGGAGCGCCCCCCTTGGGGCCCGCCGTGGAGGCCGAGCCGTGGGTGCCCCCCGAGGTGCCCGGCCTGCGGCTCGGGGCGCCCCTGGGCACGGGCGGCTTCTCCCGCGTCTATGGGGCCGTGCGCGAGGCGGATGGCCGCGAGGTGGCCCTCAAGGTGTCTCGGGAGGCGTCGCGCGGGGACTTCTCCGAGCGCTTCGCCCGCGAGGCCGCCGCCCTGCGCCGCGTGGGCGCCCCCACCGTGCCCGCCCTGCTCGGCGAGGGCCAGGTGGCGGGCCACCCCTTCCTCGTGCTCGAGCGGCTGCGCGGCCAGACGCTCGCGGAGGCGCTGGCGGCCTGGCCCGGCACCGGCGCCCTGCCCCTGGAGCGGGTGCGCGCCCTGCTCGCGGACGTGGGCGCCGCCGTGGCGCGCGTGCACCAGGCGGGCGTCGTCCACCGGGACCTCAAGCCGGAGAACCTCTTCCTGCGCGCGGACGGGCCCCTGGGCGTGCTCGACCTCGGCCTCGCGCGCTTCCGGGAAGACGGCGCCGCGCCGGATGCCGCGCCCGTGCACCTCACCCGCACCGGCCAGCGGCTCGGCACCCCCTTCTACATGGCCCCCGAGCAGTGCCAGGAGTCGCCCGACGTGGACCCGCGCGCGGACCTCTACGCGCTGGGCGTGCTCCTGTTCGAGTGGCTCACCGGCGCGCCCCCCTTCACCGGCGGCCCGGACGAGGTGCTCCACGGCCACGTGAACCTGCGGCCCCCCCGCGTCTCCGAGCGCGCGCCGGTGCCCCGGGCCCTCGATGACGTGCTCGCGCGCGCCCTCGCCAAGGAGCGCGCCGCGCGTTTCGGCTCGGTGGCCGAGCTGCTCGCCGCCTTCGACGCCGCGTGCCAGGCGACGCCGCGCGCACCGGAGGCCGTCCCCGAGCCGACGCCCGCGCGCGCCCGGGGTGTCCGGAGCGTGGCGCTGCTCGGCGTGGCGGGCGAGGTGGACCTGCTCGCGCTCGCCGAGGCCGTGGCCCCCGAGGGTGGGCTGCTCGCGCGGCTCCACCCCGAGCGCGCCCTGGTGGCCTTTCCCGAGCACCCCTCGGCCGAGGCGGGCCTGCGTGCCGCCCTGCGCGCCGCGCGAGCCCTGGACGCCCCCGACACCCGGCGCGTGCTCCACGTGGCGCCCCTGTGGGTACGGCCCGGCGCCGCCGTGCTCCGGCTGGCGGGCGAGGCCCTGGAGCACCCGGAGCACTGGTGGCCCGTCGACGACCCGGCCGACTCGGAGACGGCCCCCCGCCCCACCCCCGAGGCCGCCGCGCACCTGACGGACGGAGCGGACGAGGCCACCGCTCCCGTGTCCACCGAGCCCCCGCCGCTGTTCGGCCGCGAGGCCCTGCTCGACACCCTGGCCGCGCATGCGGCGCGCGCCTTCACCGAGGCCTCGCCGGGCCTCACGCGGCTGCTCGGCGAGCCGGGCCAGGGCAAGAGCCGCGTCCTGGACGCGCTCGCGCTCCGCCTGGAGCCCGGGGCCCGCGTCGTCCGGCTCACCGCCCCGCCCCCCGACACGGGCGCGCCCGAGGCCCTGCTGCAGGCCCTGTGGGCCCTCGCCACGCCGGGCCAGCGCCCGCCCGCGACGCCCCCGGGGGCCCGGCGCCACGCGCTCTCCCGCGCCCTGGCCACGTCCCTCCAGGCCCTCGCGCGGCCCGGGCCCCTCGCCCTGCTGGTGGACGACGCGCACCAGGCGGACCCCACCGCCCTGGAGGTCCTGGAGATGGCCACCCTGCCCGCGCCGGACACGCGCCTGTGGGTGTGCGCCGCCGCGCGTCCGGAGCTGCTCGGGCCCCGACCCGCGTGGGGCGAGCGCGCGGGCCTCTTCGCCGCCGTGGACCTCCCGCCGCTCGACGGCGAGGCGCGCCGCGGCCTCCTGCGCCACCTGCTGCACCCCGCCGAGTTCATCCCCGCGCCCGTGCTCGAGCACCTGGAGACGCTCACCCAGGGCGTGCCCCTGTCGCTCGTGGAGGTGGCCGAGGCCCTGCGCGCCTCGGGCACGCTGCGCACCGCGGCCGGGGGCGAGGGCTACGTGGCCGCGGACGCGCTGCTGCACGTGTCGGTGACGCCCCTCTTCGAGCGGCTCGCCGCGCGCGCCCTGGCGCTCCTGCCCGCCTCCCACCGGGGCCTCGCCGAGCTGTGCGCGGTGCTGGGCCCCGAGCCGACGGTGGCCCGGCTGGACGCGGCCCAGCGCCACCTGGAGCCCCTGCTGGAGTCCTCGCCGGAAGCCGCGCGGGCGGCGCGGCTGGACGCGGGGGCGGGCCTGGCGCGGCTCGCGCGCGCGGGCCTGCTGCGCGCGGTGGACGCGGAGCGCTACGCCTTCCGTCAGCCCCAGGTGCGCGAGGCCCTGGAGCGTGCCCTGCCCGGCCCCTGGCGGCGCGCCCTGCACACCGCGGCCCTGCGCGCCCTGGGCCCGGACACCGAGGCCACGCGGCGCCCGCGCGCCCTGCACGCCGCGGCCTCGGGCGCGCACGAGGAGGCGTTCCACGCGTGGTTCGCCCTGGGCGAGGCCGCGCGCCGGGCCCACCGCCACGTGGAGGCCGAGCAGGACTACACCCATGCCCTGGCCCAGTTGCCGGAGACGGAGCCCGCGCGGCGCGCCCAGGTGCTCGCCGGACGGGGCCGGGTGCGCTACCGCACCCACCGCTTCCGCGAGGCCCTGGCGGACCTGAGCGCGGCGCGCGCGCTCGCCCAGGCGCTTCGCGACACGGCGCTGGAGGTGGACCTGCTGCTCGAGGAGGCCACGCTGGTGGACTGGCTCGAGGACGCGGAGGGCTCGGCCGCGCGCACCCAGGAGGCCCTGGACAAGGCCGAGGCGCTGGATGACCCGCGGCTGTCGGTGCGCTGCGCCCTCGCCCGCGCGCGCCACACCTGGCGCCAGGGGGACTGGACGCGCGCCACGCGCCTGCTCACGGCCACGGTGGAGTCGGCCACGCTCGCGCGGGACACGGAGACGCGCATCATCGCGCTGATGATGCAGGGCACGGGGCTGGCGCTCGCCGGGGACGAGCCCTCGAGCGCGGCGGCCTTCGACGAGGCGCTCGGCCTGTGCCAGCGCGAGGGCGACGCCCTGCACCGGGCCGCCACGCTCATCAACCGCACCTTCCTCTGGCGGCTGCGCGGCGACCTCGCCGGGGCCGAGCGGGAGCTGCGCGAGGCCATCCACCTGGGCCGCGAATTGGGCCACGCGCAGGTGGAGCGCTGGAGCCTCGGCCAGCTCGCCGAGTGTCTGCACTGGATGGGGCGCGAGCGCGAGGCGCTGGGTCTGGCCGAGCGGGCCCACGCGCTGGGCGAGCGCTTCTTCCGCGAGCACCCCGTGGCGGTGGACGCGGTGCTGCTCGCGCGGGTGCACGCGGCGCTCGGGGAGGAGGCCGGGGCGCGCGCCCAACTCGACTGGCTCTCCGCCCACTGCGCCCCCGAGGCCACCCCGCCCAACACCCGCCTGCTCTGGCGCATGGTGGCCCTGCGGGTGCACGACATGGCCGAGGGCCAGTGGAACGAGGCCGCCTGGACGGCGCTCGCGGCCGAGGCCGAGCCGGACTGCTCGGGCGACGAGCTCACCGAGGTGTTCCACCAGGCCGCCCTGGGCGCGCGCGCGGTGGGCCGGGCGCCCGAGGCCCACCACTGGTTGGAACGGGCCCGGAGCACCGCGGCCGCCTCGCCCCTGTGGGGCACCCGCCTCGACGCGCTGCGTGAGGACTGGGAAACCACACCCCTCCCCCCCCGTGTGTAGCCCCCCGCGCCACAATCTCCCCGCTCCTCCCGCCACACACCTCTCCCTGCCCTGGCCCACCCCATGCATCGATCCCTGAACATGGATTTCCCGCGAGTTCGGCGCACCCCTCCCTCCGCTTACTCCCCGCGTTCACTGACCGCACTGGCGGTCTCGGCGCTGCTCGGCACGACGGCCTGCCAGCCCGAACTCGGGGAAGCGCCCCCGGCCGGGCCGTCCACGGTCCAGGCCCAGGAGCTGCGGGTGGCCAACTCGCTGACGACCCAGGCGCTGGTGTTCAACGCCCTCACCACCAACGCCCAGGCCATTCCGCTGCTGATCGGCAACGGGCTGGTGCCGCTGTTCTCCGGCGTCTCGGCCAACCCCTACCTCCAGCAGCAGCTGAAGGATCCCGCCGCGCGCGAGGTCATGCCGTACCTGGTGAGCTGCGCCTTGCCGGTGGGCATCCAGGTGTCCTGGACGGACCCCACCACGGGGCTGCCGGGCACGCCGTGGGAGGGCAAGCTCGGGCTGTGTCCGCAGTGGAAGACGGGCGCGCCGAGCCCGGCGTGCCTCAACTGGGTGTCCGCGTGCCTGCTGGCGCGCAACAACGCCCAGGGCCGGCGGGTGGAGCTGTCCCTGCGCGGCCAGGACCCGAGCCGCCCCACGCTCTTCTCCACGGAGAGCGTGACGCGGCCCGTGCTGTACCACCCGGCCACGGACGCGGCGGTGCCCAGCTACGCGGCCTGCCTCGTCCCGGACGCCACGGAGGGACGGGACTGCGGCTGGAGGCCCGAGGGCCTGGGCCGGTGCGTGCCGGGCGCCGTGGTGCGTCTGGGCGCGGGGGCGCGGGCGCCGGACCAGTGCGGCACGGGCGGCCTGCTGGGCACCACGGCCGGCGCGCGGATGATGCTGCGCGTGTGCGACGACATCGCCGGGTGTGACGCCGGGGACGCGCGCAAGCTGGCGAGCAGCGAGGGCGCCTGCGCCACGACGTCCCCCTCGGTGACGTTCACCTGCCCGGCGTCGGGCTTCTTCAACGTCATGTCCGCGCCCTACTCCAGCACCCAGTCGGGCTCGGTGGCGGTGCAGGTGGAGACGGGCACGAGCGCGGCCACGCGCTACCCCTTGTCGGAGACCGACACCTTCTTCCTGCGCGAGGGCGCCTACTACGGCAACATCTTCGACGCCGAGGCGCTGGCCACCACGGTGTACGTGGACCGGGACGGCAAGGTGCGTCGCGGGCAGGAGATCGTCGACGGCGCGGTGTACCGCAAGATGTACTCCTGCCAGGCCGCGGGCTGGAGCGGTTCAGCCGCCTACGCGACCCACCGGCTGTGCGCGCTGCCCGGCTCGGGCGCCAACTGCGCGGCGACGTCCGTGGGCCTGTGCGTCAATCCCAAGGAGCCCCGGACGAGCCATTGCCAGTATGATGATGGTCCGTTGGTGAAGGGGGACGGGGACTTCGAGATCTGCACCGACACGGGGGGCAATAAATGGATGGAGCCCATCACCGTCTTCCTCCACAACGCCTGCAGCGCCCTTCCCGGGGCCCCCGGGGACGTCTGCCAGGCCCGGTAGGGAGTCCAGGATGAAGGACGACGGCGCGCGATCCCTGTATGGCGAGGAGCTCTCCGCTGGAGCGCTCGTGGGCGGGTACGTGGTGGAAGCGGTGCACTACCGCGGCGCCGTCGCGACGCTCTACCGCGCCCGCGCGGTGCACGGCCCCACCCTGGCGGCGCTCAAGGTGATGCACCCGAGCTTCGCCACGGCGCGCGGCGCGCTGCGCCGCTTCCAGCAGGAGGCCGAGACGCTCAAGCGCCTGGAGCACCCGCACATCGTGGACGTGCGCGAGCACGGCACGCTGTCGGACGGGAGGCCCTACATCGCCATGGAGTGGCTGGAGGGGCGCGACCTGGGCGCGGAGCTCCAGGCACGCGGGCCGCTGTCGGGCCACGAGGCGCTGGAGCTGCTCGAGCAGGTGGGCTCGGCGCTGGGCGCGGCGCACGGCGCGGGCGTGGTGCACCGGGACGTCAAGGCGCAGAACGTGATGGTGGCCCCGGACGGCCAGGTGAAGCTGGTGGACTTCGGCGTGGCCAAGCTGCTCGCGCCGGAGGACGCCGGCACGGGCGCCACGAGCACCGGCCTGGTGCTGGGCACGCCCCTGTCCATGGCGCCCGAGCAGATCCGCGGCGAGACGCCGGATGCGCGCACGGACCTGTACGGCCTGGGGGTGTTGCTCTACCAGTTGCTCACGGGCCAGCCCCCCTTCCTGGGCACCACCCAGTTGGAGTTGGAGGAGCAGCACCTGCACGTGCCGGCGCCCCGGGCGAGCGAGCGCGTGGCGGTGCCCCGGACGGTGGACGCGGTGATCGCCCGCTGCATGGAGAAGCGGCGCGAGGAGCGCTACCCCACGGTGGAGGGCATGCTGGACGACTTGCGGCGCGCGGTGCGGGGCCACGGGCCCGGCGCCATCCAGCAGGTGCGCGCGGTGGGCCTCTTCGTGGAGGCGCGCCTGGAGGGCCCCGTGGACGACACGGTGCTCGACACGGTGGACGCGCGCCTGGAGCACGTGCGCGCGCGCGCGGACGCCCTGGGCCTCAAGGTGCTGGTGGAGGGCGGCAGCTTCCTGCTCGGCGTGGCGGTGCTGCCGGACGAGCCCGACGCCGAGCGCGAGACGCGGCAGCGGGTGCTGGACATGGCGCTGGCGCTCTCCGAGGAGCCCTTGTCGGAGACGGGCACGGCGCGGGTGTCGCTCGCGCCCACGCTGCACGTGGACCTGGCCACGCTGCGCGCCGGAGCCCTGGGCCGCAAGAGCCTGGGCGGCGGCCGGCTCATGCGCCTGTCCTCGTGGACCGGGGGCCACCCGGGCCATGGCGTGGTGGTGACGGAGGCCGCCTTCTCCGGCCTCGCGGGCGGCTTCCAGACGCGGCACC includes:
- a CDS encoding Fe2+-dependent dioxygenase — protein: MMVHIPQVLSAEQVSHCREVFARATWEDGRGTAGHQSARVKKNLQLPEGGPEARALGDLVLGGLEKSPLFISAVLPRRVFPPLFNRYEPHMAFGSHVDNAIRPLPGGAERLRTDVSATLFLSEPDSYDGGELVVEDTYGSHAVKLPAGDLIVYPASSLHHVTPITRGARLASFFWVQSMVRDVSQRALLFDLDMAIMRLNQEVPQSPSLVMLTGVYHNLLRQWSDP
- a CDS encoding energy transducer TonB, which translates into the protein MPGLRWAWAVGVAVLVHVGLLGAGLALASPAVREPEPPKEPELVFFQFAPPPPPAASASVTRTARPVQRQARSVPRPVIRPSVPALVVEKRPEPPPVEPEPEAPVEEDVPEPSADAVADAAAVASALDGVLGGVLGGREGGLVGATGGNAVDLKQVARAPRVLEQVRPHYPRRARSEGIEGRVLVRLIIGVDGRVEPDSPRVVESVVALDAAALEAVRQWRFTPALGHQGRPVRVIVEIPVQFTLK
- a CDS encoding PepSY-associated TM helix domain-containing protein, which produces MRLTLHNVLFWPHLVAGVIAGLVIAIMSFTGVALAFEHQVLDWADRDARTVQRPTPDAPRLPVDELLARVRAARPQTPPTGVTVYPEPDAAVLVSTGRNAGVYVNPYTGEVREWGAQGWRSFFQLMVEWHRWLAAQGDNRPVGKALTGASNAVFLFLGVSGLYLWWPRKWTWRAVRPSLWFRRGLQGKARDWNWHNVIGFWLLPVLIVLTASGMVISYRWASNLVFTALGETPPTAGGPGAPLTASVPPPAPGTSPLPLEALLASAQQRTPAWESVTLRLGGGAPARGPGEGRPPGAREGGRPEGGGRPEGGGRPEGGGRPEGARPEGGGRPERPPAGEARKEGPAAVTLALRERDGWPLFASTQVVMDPFTAQELRREAFADMSTASRVRRWLRFLHTGEALGVPGQTVAALGSLGGLFLVWTGFALSWRRFLAWRRARASVAPVDRTEPSV
- a CDS encoding TonB-dependent receptor — translated: MSSKHSTPPGIRSSKGTQGGVRGALWPVGPVAVGLASALATGGALAQETPATPGTTPPARTEPAVPATPEAPGAENTYVLPTVQVQEAAEQKEYNTPESALPRLTRPLVNTPQSVSVVPEQVIEEQFSTTVRDALRNVSGITVSAGEGGRQGDTFNLRGFSAQTDTFRDGVRDLGWFTRDTFNLGGVEVFFGPSSVLFGRGSTGGAINLVTKKPVRRDLRSVSLTGGTAPSGRLEADINQVLSERVQLRVNVLGQRANIAGRDEVQENRVGFAPSLAVALGRNTSLEVDYFYQHESSIPDYGQPYYQGYPVGISYDVPRQNWYGVAAEDRERVNAHVGTARFQHRFGEGSAASPRLTNTLRFGGVDRFARPTAPRGLAPAVDPKTIGRQRFQTNTDNLYLINQTDLRGELTTGIAKHVANIGLELSRESRDQDRVNLVGSGTANIPADLFNPDPAPDLSGVSRVSAGSNTSRQWDVGVYAADQVQLTKYVEVLASARVDVFRTRYSALSATNERTDLENKDTLFNWRLGLVLHPLERTSVYAMYGTSANPSAEAGTLANNTATLAPEKNRIYEVGAKADLLEERLSVSGSVFRIEKTNARVTNTDPTLPPVTLDGAQRVQGFNVGATGTLNRYWRVLANYTHLNSEILKNSNPLLVGQELPSTPKRSFSLWTTVQPFEQLSLGGGAVYQDVTVVNNPATETAVLTKVPNYWRFDVFASYSPLTWLDLQLNVNNLTNKLFYDQYYAGQAVPTAARTGYLTARVRF